AACTCGACGTGGGCGTGGCTTAAATCTTGAGTCTGCCgctatacaccgaccaggcataacattatgaccacctgcttaatattgtgtctggaaaaaacagctctgacccgtcatgcactgtgtattctgacaccttcaccgggtcaccactgttccttccttggtccacttttgatagatactgaccactgcagaccgggaacaccccacaagagctgcagttttggagatgctctgatccagtggtctagccatcacaatttggcccttcgtcaaactcgctcaaatccttacacttgtccatttttcctgcttctaacacatcaactttgaggacaaagtattcacttgctgcctaatatatcccacccactaacaggtgccatgatgaagtgaataacactgattatctcctcacctctcagtgctcataatgttatgcctgaccggtgtacATGATCTTTCTGAAAAATGGTTTCTTATTCGGTTGCATCTGTATTATGAATACGATGTGCATGAAACAATTTTGCATGctgctgtaggaaaataatcaacagtgcagttgtgtgttttatttctcatatactACAGGGGTTACATTCTTTTCTTAAAGAACGAAGCGTTTTATTCCGAAAATCCCAACATACCCTTTCCAGCTATGCGTCTGTGTGCAGTTTAATGTCGTGGATCCTATGCAGGATAAGTTAGTTCCTGTGATTGTTTAAATATAGCAGCTCTAAGCTGTAATTTCTTCACCAGTCTCCATTTTCTGttactggaaataaaaaaatagacttTATCATGTTACAGAAAGCCacaaagtgtaaactcctctgacTTGCAGGCGTCCAGAAAATGTAAAGTTATAGCTTTTTCTATGTTAATTGTATCTGATGGGTGGAGTGTGATTTTATAGGATGGCAAATAAGGGTAGATATATATGGTGTAAACTGGACACAGGCTTTAAAGgccaatgtgtgtgttattgttgctCATTTTtgttgtctctttctctctgtctccgtctctctctctttttctctctccagctcCTGTTCTCTAACACGTTGTGTGGACTGGTGCGGGCTCCGTTAATCTCTCCACCATGTCAGTGCGGGAGGCTTTTAACCCAGAGAGTTACGAGTTGGACAAAAACTTCAGACTAACACGCTTCACAGAGCTCAAAGGCACCGGCTGCAAAGTCCCTCAGGATGTGCTACAGAAACTTCTGGAGTCGTTGCAGGAAAACCATTATCAGGAGGACGAGCAGTTCCTCGGGGCAGTTATGCCCAGACTGGGTTTGTGACTGTACACACTATCTTTAGCAATGATTCTTTATTGTGGTCTGTGAGATCGATATTAGAGGTGGTTTGATCAATTTTGACATTGGCATGGTGTAAAAATGCAGGTTATTtgttaacattaatgctaaAGAGGAACGCCTATTGGGTTCAccagtttatttatatgttaAAAGGATGCAATGcagtaatataaaaacaatatgttCTGTTTGTCTACTTTGAGCAGCCCTaaaaacaaaagctagattATATATCATTAGTTTTATTGTAAACTAAGTGCATGTTGATGGAAATTGTGGCAATTTAATGTAAcctaagttgtgtgtgtgtgttacaggcatCGGCATGGACACCTGTGTGATTCCTCTCAGACATGGAGGCCTCTCGCTAGTACAGACCACAGACTACATCTACCCTATAGTGGATGACCCTTACATGATGGTAAATTGGACTGATAAACTATGTCACAGTACACTGTTCTCAGATATCACGGGTATCATGGATATTATGTGTAGTTTATTAATACAAAAGTCTTCATGTTTTATCATGTACCATAGAAACTGCTTCTAGAAAAGGataatagttaaataaatacttttttaatacaaagtaacacacacagggttcTCCCCCCCCCCAGGGCAGAATTGCGTGTGCTAATGTCTTGAGTGACCTGTACGCTATgggagtgactgagtgtgatAACATGTTGATGTTGCTGGGCGTTAGtaacaaactgtcagaaaagGTAAGACATGGAAACTTAAAAGAACAATTAAGGCTGTTCTGATGAGTTACTTTTGCTGGTGTGATTAATgacatgtgtctgtgtaggaGAGGGACAAGGTGATGCCGCTTATTATCCAGGGTTTTAAGGATGCAGCAGAGGAGGCGGGCACATCAGTGACCGGTGGTCAGACAGTCGTGAATCCCTGGATCGTACTTGGAGGCGTGGCCACAACGGTCTGCCAACCTAACGAGTTCATCATGTGAGCAAATTTTTGTGCCTTCTTTCCAGCTTTTCCTATCGGCTTCACTTCCTTTTCCATCTCACTGTTTCGGCTGATGAGTGTTCTCGTTATTAGATCCATTCACTCGTATCTCTTGTGCATTGATATGCATGTTTTTGTGTTAAAGGCCAGATAATGCAGTGCCAGGTGATGTGTTG
The sequence above is drawn from the Hemibagrus wyckioides isolate EC202008001 linkage group LG04, SWU_Hwy_1.0, whole genome shotgun sequence genome and encodes:
- the sephs1 gene encoding selenide, water dikinase 1; this translates as MSVREAFNPESYELDKNFRLTRFTELKGTGCKVPQDVLQKLLESLQENHYQEDEQFLGAVMPRLGIGMDTCVIPLRHGGLSLVQTTDYIYPIVDDPYMMGRIACANVLSDLYAMGVTECDNMLMLLGVSNKLSEKERDKVMPLIIQGFKDAAEEAGTSVTGGQTVVNPWIVLGGVATTVCQPNEFIMPDNAVPGDVLVLTKPLGTQVAVAVHQWLDIPEKWNKIKLVVTQEDVELAYQEAMLNMARLNRTAAGLMHTFNAHAATDITGFGILGHAQNLARQQRSEVSFVIHNLPVLAKMAAVSKACGNMFGLMHGTCPETSGGLLICLPREQAARFCAEIKSPKYGEGHQAWIIGIVEKGNRTARIIDKPRIIEVAPQVATQNVNTTPGTTS